In Mercurialis annua linkage group LG5, ddMerAnnu1.2, whole genome shotgun sequence, a single genomic region encodes these proteins:
- the LOC126680999 gene encoding peroxisomal (S)-2-hydroxyacid oxidase GLO4-like, which translates to MAAEPVNVNEFQILAKQILPKMYYDFYSGGAEDQHTLRENIEAFQRITFRPRILVDVSRIDMATSILGHTISAPIMIAPTAMHKLAHPQGEIATARAAAASNTIMVFSFSATSSLEEVAASCNAVRFFQLYVYKQRDIAATLVQRAEKYGYKAIVLTVDTPKYGRREADIKNKLIVPQLKNLEGLLSIPTDKGSGLKAFNDTLDSSLCWKDIGWLKSITNLPILIKGVLSREDAMKAMEIGVSGIIVSNHGARQLDHTPATISVLEEVVHAVGGKIPVLFDGGIRRGTDVFKAMALGAQAVLVGRPIIYGLAVKGEDGVKQVMKMLKDELELTMALSGCPSLKNITRNHIRTNHDRVRSVL; encoded by the exons ATGGCAGCAGAGCCAGTTAATGTGAATGAGTTCCAAATTCTGGCAAAGCAAATTCTTCCTAAAATGTACTATGATTTTTACAGTGGAGGGGCAGAAGATCAGCATACATTGAGAGAGAATATTGAGGCATTTCAAAGAATTAC GTTTCGGCCTAGAATCCTGGTTGATGTTAGTAGAATAGATATGGCTACTAGTATACTGGGTCATACAATCTCTGCACCTATTATGATAGCACCAACTGCTATGCATAAGCTAGCACATCCTCAAG GAGAAATTGCTACTGCTAGAGCAGCAGCTGCAAGCAACACTATAATG GTTTTTTCCTTCTCTGCTACCAGCAGTTTGGAGGAGGTTGCTGCTAGCTGCAATGCTGTTCGTTTCTTTCAATTATAT GTGTATAAACAACGGGATATTGCTGCTACCTTAGTGCAGAGAGCTGAAAAGTATGGTTATAAAGCTATTGTACTAACAGTCGATACTCCAAAATATGGTCGAAGAGAAGCTGACATAAAGAATAA ACTGATTGTACCTCAGCTGAAAAATTTGGAGGGTCTTTTATCAATTCCAACA GATAAAGGTTCGGGCTTAAAAGCTTTCAATGATACACTTGATTCTTCTTTGTGTTGGAAG GATATAGGATGGTTAAAATCTATTACAAACTTGCCAATTCTGATCAAAGGAGTACTGAGTCGTGAAGATG CCATGAAGGCTATGGAAATAGGTGTTTCAGGAATTATTGTCTCGAATCATGGAGCTCGCCAACTAGATCACACTCCTGCCACTATTTCTGTTCTAGAAGAG GTTGTTCATGCTGTTGGAGGAAAAATTCCAGTTCTCTTCGATGGAGGAATACGGAGGGGAACTGATGTATTCAAGGCCATGGCACTTGGTGCCCAAGCAGTCCTT GTTGGAAGGCCTATAATCTATGGGCTGGCAGTGAAGGGAGAAGATGGAGTAAAACAAGTGATGAAAATGCTGAAGGATGAACTTGAGCTCACTATGGCCCTCTCGGGCTGTCCTAGTCTGAAAAACATTACAAGAAATCACATAAGAACTAATCACGATAGAGTCCGATCTGTGCTCTAA
- the LOC126680994 gene encoding protein PHYTOCHROME-DEPENDENT LATE-FLOWERING, protein MGVSFKVSKKGTRFHPKPVTLPEPAHADVASENSKESSIKRKLQVDVAGGGEDLSVVSGSSISEHEVSFTLNLYQDGYLIGKPSENAAAHQALLQDASKLLHPYDKTSETLFSAIESGRLPGDIRDDIPCKFINGTLMCEVRDYRKSVSQQGSSIPSMDGLPTVNRVCLRMSLENVVKDIPLVSDDSWTYGNLMEVESRILKALQPKLCLDPTPKLDRLCDDPTLPKLNLGLTSLRRKRSRQMPEVTVTSSSRIHGKKVCIDRVPESSNSRLGDSGTISGNMMPQSVPENLTTQNFGPSNVLPVGTRSFAPDGNVPAMPLVAQQQRYQMGVGTTRSMHDQGSGSLVNISGASPAGQDMMITYGDSMMNHGASLHGKRENQDAQSNFNKRARHTPAAPDGIQQQQIGQHMDSFTASDLNWKNSLLQHQTMARGTHYANSGTQKYTQQMFEGVINQNAVPASFSSAQPGARFGPKEEQFDTEKLGSDLSQSKNDMQQIMETEIGHLDPQVSRLQQRLPPYHLRGNFSQTAWNNNISQDSRKEDQLHKRKTVQSPRLSAGNLPQSPLSSKSGEFSSGSAGNHFGAAAANAFGSSQKEKSVVTSVPAVGGTPSLTSSANDSLHRHQQTQLTAKRKSNSLPKTPVMSGVGSPASVSNISVPLNATSPSVGTPPIADQTVLERFSKIEMVTMRHQLNSKKNKVNDCPVRKSNTFSPQNLMLCLSNLNNTEDSKDDSSARQLSKSIVGGSMNVPKMRIMNFMLADRIVQGNVVSYVSRVRSRMIMSEKPNDSTVAMLYGEAEDGDFLAAEEYLPTLPNTHFADLLAAQFCSLMIRDGYLVEDNIRPKPIRMHVGSSSQPNASGIPPNSSSVEVQQQYNDGIPVQASNDVKPNLSGNASMNLSQNLLANARMLPPGNSQALQMSQGLLSAVSMPARAQHLDPQQSLQQQPQLQQQSQQQQNQHSLVQQHSQFQRQQMVLPSLSHLNTLGQNSNMQLGNQMLNKPSHIQLQLFQQQQQQQLQPQQQQQQQQQQQQQQQQQQQQQPQQQQQQPQMQQRKMMMGLGTAMGMGNMGNNLTGLGGLSNSMGIGSARGIAGPGISGPMASISGMGNVGQNPLNLSQNTNIANAISQHMRAGSMTPQQAAMLASKLRMAQSRTGMLGGQQSGIAGMSGARQMHPSPASLSMLGQSLNRANINPMQRSGMGPMGPPKLMAGMNFYMSQQQQQQQQLQLQQQQQFQQQQQQQQQQQQQLQQLQQQQLQQQQQQQQLQQQQQLPQDQSSSLQSVVTPPQVGSPSTMGIPQLNQQQQPQQQPSPQQMSQRTPMSPQISSGAIHGMSAGNPEACPASPQLSSQTLGSVGSITNSPMELQGVNKSNSVNNS, encoded by the exons ATGggggtttcatttaaggtttcaAAAAAGGGGACTAGGTTTCATCCAAAGCCGGTTACTCTACCGGAGCCAGCTCATGCTGACGTGGCTTCAGAGAATTCCAAGGAAAGCTCCATAAAACGAAAGCTTCAG GTTGACGTTGCTGGAGGCGGTGAGGACCTCTCCGTTGTTTCGGGTTCATCCATTTCCG AGCATGAAGTTTCATTCACATTGAACCTCTACCAGGATGGATATTTAATTGGAAAGCCCTCTGAG AATGCAGCTGCACATCAGGCTTTACTCCAAGATGCTTCAAAATTATTGCATCCGTATGATAAGACATCTGAAACTCTCTTTTCG GCAATTGAGTCTGGCCGGTTGCCTGGAGATATTCGGGATGATATACCATGCAAATTTATTAATGGCACACTCATGTGTGAG GTGCGAGATTATAGAAAATCTGTTTCTCAGCAAGGGTCTAGTATTCCATCTATGGATGGGCTTCCTACTGTAAATAGAGTATGCCTCAGGATGTCCTTGGAGAATGTAGTGAAAGATATTCCGTTGGTTTCAGATGATTCTTGGACTTATGGTAATTTAATG GAAGTGGAGTCCCGGATATTGAAAGCATTGCAGCCAAAACTTTGTCTAGATCCTACTCCGAAATTGGATAGGCTTTGTGATGACCCAACTCTCCCAAAG CTCAATTTAGGTCTGACCAGCTTGCGAAGAAAAAGATCAAGGCAGATGCCTGAAGTAACTGTCACATCGAGCAGCCGAATCCATGGGAAGAAAGTTTGCATAGATCGGGTACCAGAAAGCTCTAACAGTAGGTTAGGAGATTCAGGAACAATTTCTGGAAATATGATGCCACAAAGTGTTCCAGAGAATCTGACTACTCAAAACTTCGGTCCAAGTAATGTGTTGCCCGTAGGAACTAGAAGTTTTGCACCAGATGGAAATGTTCCTGCAATGCCTTTGGTAGCACAGCAACAAAGGTACCAAATGGGAGTGGGAACCACAAGAAGTATGCACGATCAAGGGTCAGGGTCTCTTGTTAACATTTCAGGAGCTTCCCCTGCTGGGCAGGATATGATGATTACATACGGTGACAGTATGATGAATCACGGTGCTTCACTTCATGGTAAAAGGGAGAACCAAGATGCGCAGTCCAATTTCAATAAGAGAGCAAGACATACACCAGCTGCTCCTGATGGAATTCAACAGCAGCAGATAGGGCAACACATGGATAGCTTTACTGCATCAGATTTGAACTGGAAAAATTCTTTATTGCAGCACCAAACAATGGCAAGAGGAACTCACTATGCTAATTCAGGCACTCAAAAGTATACCCAACAGATGTTTGAGGGGGTTATAAATCAAAATGCTGTGCCGGCATCATTCTCATCTGCACAGCCTGGTGCAAGATTTGGTCCCAAGGAAGAACAGTTTGATACCGAAAAGCTGGGTTCGGATCTCAGTCAAAGTAAAAATGATATGCAGCAGATCATGGAGACAGAAATAGGCCATCTTGATCCACAGGTGTCACGGCTACAACAAAGATTACCGCCATATCATTTGAGAGGCAATTTCTCCCAGACAGCATGGAACAATAATATAAGTCAAGATTCGAGGAAGGAGGATCAGCTTCACAAGAGGAAAACTGTCCAAAGTCCTCGGTTATCTGCTGGGAATTTGCCTCAATCACCATTGTCATCTAAATCTGGAGAATTTTCTAGTGGTTCTGCTGGAAACCACTTTGGTGCTGCTGCAGCAAATGCTTTTGGTTCATCTCAAAAGGAGAAGTCAGTTGTCACTTCGGTTCCTGCTGTTGGTGGGACCCCGTCCTTGACTTCCAGTGCGAATGATTCCTTGCACCGGCATCAGCAGACCCAACTCACTGCAAAGCGGAAATCCAACTCCCTGCCCAAAACCCCAGTAATGAGTGGGGTTGGCTCCCCTGCAAGTGTTAGTAATATAAGTGTTCCGTTAAATGCCACTAGTCCTTCAGTTGGAACCCCGCCTATAGCTGATCAAACGGTACTTGAAAGGTTCTCAAAGATTGAGATGGTAACTATGAG GCATCAACTCAACAGCAAGAAAAATAAAGTCAATGATTGCCCTGTCCGAAAATCCAACACGTTTTCACCTCAAAACTTGATGCTTTGTCTCTCAAATTTAAACAACACTGAAGATTCAAAGGACGATTCTAGTGCAAGGCAATTGTCAAAGTCAATTGTAGGTGGCAGCATGAATGTCCCCAAGATGAGAATTATGAATTTTATGCTGGCTGATCGTATAGTTCAAG GGAATGTTGTTTCTTATGTCTCCCGGGTGCGGAGTAGAATGATAATGTCAGAGAAGCCAAATGATAGTACAGTAGCAATGCTTTATGGAGAAGCAGAGGATGGCGATTTCCTGGCTGCAGAGGAGTATCTTCCCACATTGCCGAATACT CACTTTGCGGATTTGCTTGCAGCACAATTTTGTTCATTG ATGATACGAGATGGATATCTTGTGGAAGATAATATTCGGCCAAAGCCTATTCGCATGCATGTCGGCTCAAGTAGCCAACCAAATGCCTCTGGAATTCCTCCTAACAGTTCATCGGTTGAGGTTCAGCAGCAATACAATGACGGCATTCCAGTTCAGGCATCCAATGACGTAAAGCCAAATCTTAGTGGTAATGCATCCATGAATTTATCCCAGAATCTATTGGCGAATGCGAGGATGCTGCCTCCTGGAAACTCTCAAGCGTTACAGATGTCTCAAGGTCTCCTATCAGCCGTTTCAATGCCAGCACGGGCGCAACATCTAGACCCTCAACAATCTCTTCAGCAGCAGCCACAATTGCAGCAACAATCTCAACAGCAACAAAATCAACATTCGTTGGTTCAACAGCATTCACAATTCCAACGGCAGCAAATGGTGCTTCCATCTCTCTCTCACTTGAACACACTCGGGCAGAATTCAAACATGCAGCTAGGCAACCAAATGCTCAACAAACCTTCTCACATCCAGCTTCAGCTATtccagcagcagcagcagcaacagCTGCAACcccagcagcagcagcagcagcaacagCAACAGCAACAGCAACAGCAACAGCAACAACAACAGCAGccacagcagcagcagcagcagcctCAGATGCAACAGAGGAAAATGATGATGGGTCTTGGGACAGCAATGGGAATGGGAAATATGGGCAACAATTTGACCGGCCTAGGAGGTTTGAGCAATTCCATGGGAATTGGAAGTGCAAGAGGAATAGCAGGACCTGGAATCTCGGGACCAATGGCTTCTATATCGGGTATGGGTAATGTGGGTCAGAACCCGCTGAATCTGAGCCAAAATACAAATATCGCCAATGCTATAAGTCAACATATGCGTGCTGGAAGTATGACTCCGCAACAAGCTGCTATGCTGGCTTCAAAATTAAGGATGGCACAGAGTAGAACAGGCATGCTAGGGGGCCAACAATCCGGTATAGCTGGGATGTCAGGAGCCAGACAGATGCACCCAAGCCCTGCAAGTCTTTCAATGCTGGGCCAGTCTCTGAACCGTGCTAACATCAACCCAATGCAACGGAGTGGAATGGGGCCTATGGGTCCTCCGAAATTGATGGCAGGAATGAACTTCTATATGAGCCAACAGCAACAACAGCAGCAGCAGCTGCAATTGCAACAGCAACAACAGTtccagcagcagcagcagcagcagcagcaacaacaacaacaattaCAACAACTACAACAGCAGCAATtacagcagcagcagcaacaacAACAGCTGCAACAGCAGCAGCAGCTGCCGCAAGATCAATCCTCGTCGCTACAGTCTGTTGTTACACCTCCACAGGTAGGCTCACCGTCTACCATGGGAATTCCACAACTGAATCAACAGCAGCAACCTCAGCAACAGCCTAGTCCACAGCAAATGAGCCAGCGAACACCAATGAGCCCTCAAATTAGTTCTGGAGCAATCCATGGAATGAGTGCTGGAAATCCAGAGGCGTGTCCTGCCAGTCCGCAGTTGAGCTCTCAGACTCTTGGCTCAGTTGGAAGCATCACAAACTCCCCAATGGAACTTCAAGGTGTAAACAAAAGCAACTCAGTTAATAACTCATAA
- the LOC126680998 gene encoding peroxisomal (S)-2-hydroxyacid oxidase GLO4-like yields the protein MASEPVNVNEFQILAKQVLPKMYYDYYTGGAEDEYTLKENVEAFKRITFRPRILVDVSTISMSTTILGYPISAPIMIAPTAMHKLAHAEGEIATATAAAASNTIMVLSSSSSCSLEEVAASCNAIRFFQLYVHKERDMATNLVQRAQRNGYKAIVLTADRSRFGRREADIKNKMIVPQRKNLEIFLSTEIVSEKGSDYEACANQNIDSSLSWKDIAWLKSITNLPILIKGVLTCEDAVKAMEVGVAGIIVSNHGARQLDYTPATISVLEEVVHAVRGRIPVLVDGGIRRGTDVFKALALGAQAVLVGRPIIYGLAAKGEKGVRQVMQMLKNELEITMALSGCPSVKEITRNHVRTEEHRLQSML from the exons ATGGCATCTGAACCAGTTAATGTGAACGAGTTTCAAATTCTGGCCAAGCAAGTGCTCCCAAAGATGTACTATGACTACTACACTGGCGGAGCAGAGGATGAGTATACACTAAAAGAGAACGTAGAGGCATTTAAAAGAATCAC GTTTCGGCCCAGAATTCTCGTGGATGTTAGTACAATATCAATGTCTACTACAATATTGGGTTACCCCATCTCTGCACCTATTATGATAGCACCAACCGCTATGCATAAGCTTGCACACGCTGAAG GAGAGATTGCTACTGCAACAGCAGCAGCTGCATCCAACACGATAATG GTACTGTCGTCTTCTTCTAGCTGCAGTCTGGAGGAGGTTGCTGCTAGCTGCAATGCTATCCGGTTCTTTCAATTATAT GTGCACAAAGAACGAGATATGGCTACAAACTTAGTGCAGAGAGCTCAAAGGAATGGATATAAGGCCATTGTCCTAACAGCTGATCGTTCAAGATTTGGTAGAAGAGAAGCAGACATAAAGAATAA AATGATTGTACCTCAACGGAAGAATTTGGAGATTTTTTTGTCAACCGAAATTGTATCT GAAAAAGGCTCAGACTATGAAGCTTGTGCCAATCAAAACATTGATTCATCCTTGTCTTGGAAG GATATAGCATGGCTAAAATCAATAACAAACTTGCCGATCCTGATCAAGGGAGTTCTGACTTGTGAAGATG CTGTGAAGGCCATGGAAGTAGGCGTTGCAGGAATCATTGTCTCGAATCATGGAGCTCGCCAGCTTGATTATACGCCTGCTACTATTTCTGTTTTGGAAGAG GTAGTTCATGCTGTTAGAGGGAGAATTCCAGTTCTCGTTGACGGAGGAATACGGCGGGGGACTGATGTGTTCAAGGCATTGGCACTCGGTGCACAAGCAGTCCTT GTTGGACGGCCGATTATTTACGGGCTGGCGGCAAAAGGAGAAAAGGGAGTTAGACAAGTAATGCAAATGCTGAAGAATGAACTTGAGATCACCATGGCACTTTCTGGGTGTCCTAGTGTCAAAGAAATTACAAGGAACCATGTAAGGACTGAAGAACACAGACTCCAATCCATGCTCTAA
- the LOC126680997 gene encoding peroxisomal (S)-2-hydroxyacid oxidase GLO4-like isoform X2, with protein sequence MGSEPVNVNEFQALAKQALPKMYYDYYAGGAEDQHTLKENVEAFQRITICPRVLVDVSQIDMSTTILGYKISAPIMIAPTAMHKFANREGEIATARAAAACNTIMILSYMSSSTVEEVAASCNAIRFFQLYVYKRRDISAQLVQRAERNGYKAIVLTVDAPRLGRRESDIKNKMVAPRLRNFEGLISTEVATDEGSNLEAFAKDAFDATLSWKDISWLRSITSLPILIKGVLTREDAIKAVEVGVAGIVVSNHGARQLDYSPATITVLEEVVHAVGGKIPVLLDGGIRRGTDVFKALALGAQAVLVGRPVVFGLAAKGEYGARRVIEMLKDELELTMALSGCPSLKHITRSHVRTEHDRLQSML encoded by the exons ATGGGCAGTGAACCGGTGAATGTGAATGAGTTTCAAGCATTGGCTAAGCAAGCCCTTCCGAAGATGTACTATGATTACTATGCTGGAGGTGCTGAGGACCAACACACACTTAAGGAGAATGTGGAAGCATTTCAACGAATCAC GATTTGTCCGCGAGTTCTTGTCGATGTGAGCCAAATAGATATGTCGACTACAATACTGGGTTATAAAATCTCGGCTCCCATTATGATTGCTCCAACTGCAATGCATAAGTTTGCAAATCGTGAAG GCGAGATTGCTACAGCCAGAGCTGCAGCTGCATGTAACACGATTATG ATTTTATCCTACATGTCGTCCAGCACGGTGGAGGAGGTTGCTGCTAGCTGCAATGCCATTCGATTCTTTCAATTATAT GTGTATAAAAGACGAGATATATCAGCTCAGCTTGTGCAAAGAGCTGAAAGAAATGGATACAAGGCTATTGTCCTAACCGTGGATGCTCCCAGACTTGGTCGAAGGGAGTCGGACATAAAAAACAA GATGGTTGCTCCGCGGTTGAGGAATTTTGAAGGTTTAATATCAACTGAAGTTGCCACT GACGAAGGTTCAAATCTAGAAGCTTTTGCCAAAGATGCTTTTGATGCTACCTTATCTTGGAAG GACATTAGCTGGTTAAGATCCATTACAAGCTTGCCAATTCTTATTAAGGGTGTACTTACTCGCGAGGATG CAATAAAAGCTGTGGAAGTAGGTGTTGCTGGGATTGTAGTCTCTAATCACGGTGCGCGTCAGCTAGATTATAGTCCAGCCACTATCACTGTTCTAGAGGAG GTCGTTCATGCTGTCGGAGGGAAAATTCCTGTTTTATTGGACGGAGGAATACGGCGTGGAACGGATGTTTTTAAGGCCTTGGCCCTTGGTGCACAAGCTGTTCTG GTTGGAAGGCCAGTTGTATTCGGGTTAGCAGCAAAGGGAGAATATGGAGCGAGGCGGGTAATTGAAATGTTGAAGGATGAGCTTGAGCTGACTATGGCTCTTTCTGGCTGTCCGAGTTTGAAACATATTACCAGGAGTCATGTCCGAACCGAGCATGACAGACTCCAATCCATGCTCTAG
- the LOC126680997 gene encoding peroxisomal (S)-2-hydroxyacid oxidase GLO4-like isoform X1, whose translation MDAETVSGEMGSEPVNVNEFQALAKQALPKMYYDYYAGGAEDQHTLKENVEAFQRITICPRVLVDVSQIDMSTTILGYKISAPIMIAPTAMHKFANREGEIATARAAAACNTIMILSYMSSSTVEEVAASCNAIRFFQLYVYKRRDISAQLVQRAERNGYKAIVLTVDAPRLGRRESDIKNKMVAPRLRNFEGLISTEVATDEGSNLEAFAKDAFDATLSWKDISWLRSITSLPILIKGVLTREDAIKAVEVGVAGIVVSNHGARQLDYSPATITVLEEVVHAVGGKIPVLLDGGIRRGTDVFKALALGAQAVLVGRPVVFGLAAKGEYGARRVIEMLKDELELTMALSGCPSLKHITRSHVRTEHDRLQSML comes from the exons ATGGATGCCGAAACAGT TTCAGGAGAAATGGGCAGTGAACCGGTGAATGTGAATGAGTTTCAAGCATTGGCTAAGCAAGCCCTTCCGAAGATGTACTATGATTACTATGCTGGAGGTGCTGAGGACCAACACACACTTAAGGAGAATGTGGAAGCATTTCAACGAATCAC GATTTGTCCGCGAGTTCTTGTCGATGTGAGCCAAATAGATATGTCGACTACAATACTGGGTTATAAAATCTCGGCTCCCATTATGATTGCTCCAACTGCAATGCATAAGTTTGCAAATCGTGAAG GCGAGATTGCTACAGCCAGAGCTGCAGCTGCATGTAACACGATTATG ATTTTATCCTACATGTCGTCCAGCACGGTGGAGGAGGTTGCTGCTAGCTGCAATGCCATTCGATTCTTTCAATTATAT GTGTATAAAAGACGAGATATATCAGCTCAGCTTGTGCAAAGAGCTGAAAGAAATGGATACAAGGCTATTGTCCTAACCGTGGATGCTCCCAGACTTGGTCGAAGGGAGTCGGACATAAAAAACAA GATGGTTGCTCCGCGGTTGAGGAATTTTGAAGGTTTAATATCAACTGAAGTTGCCACT GACGAAGGTTCAAATCTAGAAGCTTTTGCCAAAGATGCTTTTGATGCTACCTTATCTTGGAAG GACATTAGCTGGTTAAGATCCATTACAAGCTTGCCAATTCTTATTAAGGGTGTACTTACTCGCGAGGATG CAATAAAAGCTGTGGAAGTAGGTGTTGCTGGGATTGTAGTCTCTAATCACGGTGCGCGTCAGCTAGATTATAGTCCAGCCACTATCACTGTTCTAGAGGAG GTCGTTCATGCTGTCGGAGGGAAAATTCCTGTTTTATTGGACGGAGGAATACGGCGTGGAACGGATGTTTTTAAGGCCTTGGCCCTTGGTGCACAAGCTGTTCTG GTTGGAAGGCCAGTTGTATTCGGGTTAGCAGCAAAGGGAGAATATGGAGCGAGGCGGGTAATTGAAATGTTGAAGGATGAGCTTGAGCTGACTATGGCTCTTTCTGGCTGTCCGAGTTTGAAACATATTACCAGGAGTCATGTCCGAACCGAGCATGACAGACTCCAATCCATGCTCTAG